Proteins encoded in a region of the Paenibacillus sp. W2I17 genome:
- a CDS encoding DUF1963 domain-containing protein — translation MTERIPCIREGCANTILPATAAKTGGYCMPCKQEMEREERQRYIEANRRDVNLYAGITEPVEILKIMHKPQVRDPLIRYTPYEQSEEQVYLSLSVEQQDQMKDYAMQRIRTGDEDTGKDILVYLVCYHDISLTAEIPELLEQEIYYPAILYKSASGEARDRLLQQVNTDDEKRNHILLMLAHIGDDVVVQQFRQWRQSPPSWASELYVAPEHYTTEAGWELTKDGQRRELFITPSYSLYKVKENEGANVELTGNSLSMLNPSNNCCPWCGNALTTLISLDVKHPALKDVSWYAQRLQIQTCAICSSYGVVYMEMDAAGEPLWSSHNVMPAGMDEIDPDEYGKLAPDVGQQFRIANASRHAFHASEWAMEPSLSQVGGHPGWVQDAEYPTCPRCSTRMKAVAQLDWGEVQEYGEGMYYMFICEPCQMTAVSYQQS, via the coding sequence TGCATGCCTTGCAAGCAGGAGATGGAACGCGAGGAGCGTCAGAGATACATTGAAGCGAATCGACGTGACGTGAACTTGTATGCAGGTATCACAGAGCCGGTCGAAATTTTGAAAATTATGCACAAACCTCAGGTTCGCGATCCACTAATTCGTTATACACCCTATGAACAATCCGAGGAACAGGTATATCTATCTTTGTCTGTAGAGCAACAAGATCAGATGAAGGATTACGCGATGCAACGGATTCGTACAGGTGATGAAGATACGGGTAAAGACATTCTGGTATATCTGGTCTGCTACCATGATATATCGTTGACTGCCGAAATTCCTGAGCTGCTGGAACAGGAGATCTATTATCCTGCCATTTTGTATAAAAGTGCCTCGGGTGAGGCGCGTGATCGGCTCTTGCAGCAGGTGAACACCGATGATGAGAAGCGGAACCATATTTTGCTCATGCTGGCCCATATCGGGGATGATGTTGTTGTGCAGCAGTTCCGGCAGTGGAGACAATCTCCGCCATCTTGGGCGAGCGAATTGTACGTGGCACCTGAGCATTACACCACTGAAGCTGGTTGGGAGCTTACAAAAGACGGGCAGCGCAGGGAATTATTCATCACCCCAAGTTATTCACTCTATAAAGTAAAAGAGAATGAAGGAGCTAACGTGGAGTTAACCGGAAATTCACTCTCGATGCTGAACCCTAGTAACAATTGCTGTCCATGGTGTGGCAATGCTTTAACCACCTTAATTAGTCTGGATGTTAAGCATCCAGCATTGAAGGACGTGTCTTGGTATGCCCAGCGACTTCAGATACAGACTTGCGCGATATGCAGCAGTTACGGTGTGGTTTACATGGAGATGGACGCGGCAGGGGAACCGTTATGGAGTTCACATAATGTCATGCCTGCGGGAATGGACGAGATTGACCCGGACGAATATGGTAAACTTGCACCGGATGTTGGCCAGCAGTTTCGGATTGCGAATGCATCGCGTCATGCATTCCATGCCAGTGAGTGGGCGATGGAGCCATCGCTATCTCAGGTCGGCGGCCATCCAGGATGGGTTCAGGATGCGGAGTACCCAACATGTCCACGCTGTTCCACGAGAATGAAGGCTGTCGCACAACTGGATTGGGGCGAGGTTCAGGAATATGGTGAGGGTATGTATTACATGTTCATATGTGAGCCGTGCCAGATGACTGCCGTATCGTACCAGCAATCTTGA